Genomic segment of Rubrivirga sp. SAORIC476:
CGCGGTGGACGTGCCGGAGGCGGAGGACGACGGCGCCCCCGCACCGCGGACCGGGCAGCCCGTGTCCGTGGCTGGGGGGCCCTCGCCTCACTCTCACGCCGCGGCGACGGCCTTGAGCATCCGGGAGAACGGCCGCGCGGGCTCGTCGAACTGATCGAGCGTCCCCACGACGTACAGGTCGCGTTCGGGGCTGTAGCAGGCCATTCGCGCCGTTCGCGCCCGAGTGGCCGATCAACTCGGGGGACCTTCGGGATACGCGCAACATGTCATCATCGCCGCGTCACGTGCGGAGGTCCCGTTCGAAGGCGGCCGCCTCGTCGGCGTGCTCGCGCGCGCGACGGAGGCTCCGCCCGGCGAGGTGGTCGGCCGTCCGGCGGAGCCACGGCGACGCCGCCACCCACTCGGGCCGCCGGTGAGCGACCCAGAGGCCGCCGCCGAGCACGGCCACGCCGAGCGCGAGGTTGGCGACGACCCAGGCGAGGCTCGTCCCGGCGACGAGGTCGACCCCGGCCGCCCACTCGGCCGCAACGACGAGGACGGGGAGCCAGACGAGCGGGGCCGCCAGCAGGACGTTCCGGACGACCCGGCTCCGGAGCGCGTTCAGCGCCGCGAGATGGCCCTGCACCTCGACGACCGGCGCGGCGAGGTCGAGCCGTCCCAGCCGTTCGAGCTGGCGGACCGTCGCGACCAGGTACGCGGCGCTCAGCGCCAGCAGGAGCGCGGCCGACGCGACGGCGGGCCATGGTGACGCCGCGTGCGTCGCGACAAACCAGGCGAGCAGGCCCGTCACGGCGCCGCTCCCGGCCACCTCCAGCCAGAGCGACCACCGGAGCGGGCCAAGCGCGGAGCGCGAGCGTCGGAGCGAGGCCTCGGCGCGCTGCTCGCGGTCCGCCGCGTCGCTCGCGTCGAGCCGCCGGTCGATCTCGTCGAGGGCGAGTTTGAGGTCGTCGAGCGTCATGGGAGGGGGGGGCGGTCTGTAAGGGAGGGCCCGGGTGCGAGGTCGGCCCGGATCTGCGTGCGGAGACGGCTCAGGCGCGTGCTCACGTTCGTGGCCGAGAGGCCGAGGACGTCGGCAACCTCGGCGTTGCGGTACCCCTCCAGGTGGAGCAGGAGGAGCGCGCGGTCGAACGCGCCCAGCCGGTCCACGACGCGGTAGAGGGCGCGGACGCGGTCGTCGTCGTCGGCCGAGAGCGTCGCGGCGTCGACGGGCTCGTGGTCGAGGGCGTCGTAGGACTCGACGGTCCGGTCGCGGAGGGCGGCCCGCCGGACGTGGGAGATGGCGACATTGAGGGCGACCCGGTAAGCCCACGTCGAGAACGGCCGGTCGGGGTCGTAGCGCCCGAAGGCGCGCCACAGGTGCTCGGTGATCTGCTGGGCGAGGTCGCGCTGGTCCTCGGGATGGCGGCAGTACGTCGCCGCCACCTTGCGAACGATCCCGTGGTGCCGGTCGAGGAGGGCCTCGAACCGGGCCTGCGGCGAGTCGTCCGGAGAGCGAGAGAAAAGCACAGAGAGGATCATCGCTCGTCTCGGTACCACTCGATGGACTCTACATCGTACGCCACCTCGGCCGCCTTCATCCCCCCCGACGACAGCGCCACGGCGAGCACGCGGCGGCCCGTCCACGGGACCTGCGCCGACCAGAGCTGATGGAACCCGGAGAACGGGAGGACCAACTCCTGCGCCGTCGCGCTCGGCTCCAGGACGACAGCGTGGTAATCGACGGTGCCGACATCGGCGGTCTGGAGCTTGAGCGCGAGCGGCCCGCTCAGCGCGCGGAGACGGACGCGGACGCCATCCCAGCCGGACACGTCGCGCGGAACGCCCGTGGCGTCGAGCGGAAGGACGAGCTCAACGAACCCGATGCCCGCCGGGCCCGGCCGAAGCGACGCCTCGACGCGGAGCACACCGTCCGAGACCGCAGTCTCGATCTCCGAGGTGCCGCCGATCGCCTCGTCGGTCACGACGCGCCACGCGGTCCCGAGCGTGCTCGCGAGGGTCTCCGAGGCGAAGTCGTCCACGAGGGGGGCGGTCAGCGGCTCCGCCGGGAGCGGGCCGAGCAGGGCCTCGCGGTCGACCACGCGGCCGTTTGACACGACGAACTCGACGTCCTGCGTCCGGCGCACGTCGTCGAGCGGTGAGGCCGCGAGGACGACGAGGTCGGCCCGGTCGCCGACCCGGAGCCCGACCCGCCGGCCGAGGAACGCGCCCGCCTCGGTCGTGGCCGCGGCCAGCGCTTCGCGGGGCGTGAGCCCGGCCTCGACGAGGAGCGCCAGCTCGTGGTGGAGCGAGAACCCCTGGATCGTCCCGAGGACGCCCGCGTCGGTCCCGGCGAGGACGGGGACGCCCGCCCGGTGCAGCTCCCGGACGGCGGCGAGGCGGCCGGCCCGTTCCTCGCGTTGCCGCTCGGCGATGGCTTGGAACTCGGGTCCGAGCGGGGCCGAGTACCCCGCGACGACCGAAGGCGAGACGACAGCCGCGAGCAACGGCGCGTCGCGCCACGGGCGGGTCGTGAGGTCGGAGAGCCCCAACTCGCCCGCCAGGGCGGGGATGGCGACGGTGCCGTGCGTCCGCATCGCCTCCACGACGGCGTCGGGCACGGGTGCGGGGGGGAGGTGCGTCACGGCCGACGCGTCCGCCCGAACGACGTCGACCACGCCTGCCCACGAGTCGACGTGTACGACCGTCTGGAGCCCGAGCGCGCGGGCGGCCTCGACGACGGCCTCCATCGTCGGCCGGTCCATCGACACGAACGAGCCGTCTGGGGTCGTGTACGCCAGCTTGACCACGTCCGGGCGGCGCTCGGCGAGCGCCGCGACGACGCGCCGCGCCTCGTCCGGCGTCGCGACGGTCCGCGTGGGCAGGCCTATCTGGGTGCCGTAGCCTCCGGGCGCGGTGAGCAGCGGCCCCGCGGCGTGGACGTCGGCGGCGTCTCGTCTCTCAGACCCGGTCGCAGCGCGCTGGCGGTCGCGGAGGGCGAAGATGGCGTCCTCGTCGGCGAACAGGTCGAGGAACCCGGTCACCCCAGCATAGAGCATCCGCCGGGCGGCCCCCTCGGTGCCGAGCGTCTCGACGCCGGATGGGGAGAGGTTGCCGTAGCTGTGGACGTGGAGGTCGACGAGGCCGGG
This window contains:
- a CDS encoding RNA polymerase sigma factor; this translates as MLFSRSPDDSPQARFEALLDRHHGIVRKVAATYCRHPEDQRDLAQQITEHLWRAFGRYDPDRPFSTWAYRVALNVAISHVRRAALRDRTVESYDALDHEPVDAATLSADDDDRVRALYRVVDRLGAFDRALLLLHLEGYRNAEVADVLGLSATNVSTRLSRLRTQIRADLAPGPSLTDRPPLP
- a CDS encoding CIA30 family protein, whose protein sequence is MLRLQTAFALLLFAGPLAAQPPPPSGELLLFNARLVDPRTDAARTGALLLRGDTVAAVLDAPPAEYDGPRLDVAGRAVLPGLVDLHVHSYGNLSPSGVETLGTEGAARRMLYAGVTGFLDLFADEDAIFALRDRQRAATGSERRDAADVHAAGPLLTAPGGYGTQIGLPTRTVATPDEARRVVAALAERRPDVVKLAYTTPDGSFVSMDRPTMEAVVEAARALGLQTVVHVDSWAGVVDVVRADASAVTHLPPAPVPDAVVEAMRTHGTVAIPALAGELGLSDLTTRPWRDAPLLAAVVSPSVVAGYSAPLGPEFQAIAERQREERAGRLAAVRELHRAGVPVLAGTDAGVLGTIQGFSLHHELALLVEAGLTPREALAAATTEAGAFLGRRVGLRVGDRADLVVLAASPLDDVRRTQDVEFVVSNGRVVDREALLGPLPAEPLTAPLVDDFASETLASTLGTAWRVVTDEAIGGTSEIETAVSDGVLRVEASLRPGPAGIGFVELVLPLDATGVPRDVSGWDGVRVRLRALSGPLALKLQTADVGTVDYHAVVLEPSATAQELVLPFSGFHQLWSAQVPWTGRRVLAVALSSGGMKAAEVAYDVESIEWYRDER